The Virgibacillus dokdonensis genome includes a window with the following:
- a CDS encoding ABC transporter ATP-binding protein gives MPLLQAENLSKTYGSKRGISYEALHQFTLTVQQGEFIGIMGPSGSGKTTLLNLLSTIDKPSSGKIIIHGEDVTSFSHHKLAKFRRKEMGFVFQDFNLLETLTIGENILLPLTLNKVKVKEMTPKLHIISKQLGIENILEKRIMEVSGGQMQRAAIARALIHNPSIIFADEPTGNLDSKASLQVMNTLSHLQKHYETATLMVTHDPFAASFCQKVIFIKDGKLYNEIHQGDNRQTFFEAILNMQSLLGGNIHDLQTVHF, from the coding sequence ATGCCGTTACTACAAGCAGAAAATCTATCCAAAACGTACGGTAGCAAACGTGGAATTTCGTACGAAGCTTTGCACCAATTTACGCTTACTGTACAACAAGGAGAATTCATAGGTATTATGGGACCTTCAGGAAGTGGCAAGACGACCTTGCTAAACTTACTGTCGACCATTGATAAACCGAGTTCGGGAAAAATTATTATTCATGGAGAAGATGTCACTTCTTTCTCTCATCATAAATTGGCGAAATTTAGAAGAAAAGAAATGGGGTTTGTTTTTCAAGACTTTAATTTATTGGAAACATTAACTATTGGAGAAAATATTTTGCTCCCTTTAACATTAAATAAAGTAAAAGTGAAAGAGATGACACCAAAATTACATATCATTTCTAAACAATTAGGCATTGAAAATATTTTAGAAAAACGCATTATGGAAGTATCTGGTGGTCAAATGCAACGAGCGGCCATCGCTAGAGCGCTTATTCATAATCCTTCCATTATATTTGCTGATGAACCAACTGGTAATTTAGATTCTAAAGCGTCACTACAAGTAATGAATACGCTAAGTCACTTGCAAAAGCATTATGAAACAGCAACACTAATGGTAACGCATGACCCGTTTGCTGCAAGTTTTTGCCAAAAAGTTATTTTCATTAAAGATGGAAAATTGTATAACGAAATACATCAAGGTGACAATCGGCAAACTTTTTTTGAAGCAATCTTAAACATGCAGTCATTATTGGGAGGA
- a CDS encoding sensor histidine kinase: protein MKDFLKDSVPTILFFYTQLIVFILIVQLFYGIKAVPMDWDLIIYLFILLTFGLLLFLAYRYYRLRDYYVTIHHDKDNATWLPDPPTQLLLNIKQQHDAQTNRYAEEIEQLKEQKQMEFHFIQQWVHQMKTPVSVMHLTLQKEKLQLSQNFLHSMHEELERMQQGLDLALYQSRLQKFDRDFQVQQIVLRDLVKDIIQEFKSSFIRNQVYPELTIEEKYVVTTDSKWLRFVISQAVSNAIKYSKDEVAKIYFCTSLSDDHKLVLQITDTGYGIPREDINRVFDPFFTGKNGRKFRESTGMGLYLSKQICTELGHELTIASEEGKGTTVSIHFSHR from the coding sequence ATGAAAGATTTTCTCAAAGATAGTGTCCCAACCATACTTTTCTTTTACACACAGTTAATTGTTTTCATCCTCATCGTTCAGCTATTTTATGGTATTAAAGCTGTACCAATGGACTGGGATTTGATTATCTATTTATTTATTTTATTAACATTTGGATTACTCCTATTTCTGGCCTATCGTTATTACCGATTACGTGATTATTACGTGACAATCCATCATGATAAGGATAATGCAACGTGGCTACCAGATCCGCCAACACAATTACTTTTAAATATTAAGCAGCAACATGATGCACAAACAAACCGCTACGCCGAAGAAATCGAGCAGTTGAAAGAACAAAAACAAATGGAGTTTCATTTCATTCAACAATGGGTGCATCAAATGAAGACACCTGTTTCTGTCATGCATCTAACTTTGCAAAAAGAAAAATTACAGTTGTCCCAAAATTTCTTGCACAGTATGCACGAAGAATTAGAGCGTATGCAACAAGGTTTAGATTTAGCCTTATACCAATCTCGATTGCAAAAGTTTGATCGTGATTTTCAAGTACAACAAATTGTATTAAGAGATTTAGTTAAAGATATTATTCAAGAATTTAAATCTAGCTTTATTCGTAACCAAGTGTATCCTGAACTTACCATTGAAGAAAAATACGTGGTAACAACCGATTCTAAATGGCTCCGTTTTGTAATTAGTCAAGCTGTTTCCAATGCCATCAAATATTCGAAAGACGAAGTAGCCAAAATATATTTTTGTACAAGTTTATCCGACGATCATAAACTGGTATTGCAAATCACCGATACTGGCTACGGAATTCCGCGTGAAGACATCAACAGAGTTTTTGATCCCTTTTTCACCGGGAAAAATGGGAGGAAATTTAGAGAATCAACAGGAATGGGTCTATATTTATCTAAACAAATTTGTACAGAACTTGGACACGAGTTAACCATTGCATCTGAAGAAGGAAAAGGAACTACCGTGTCCATCCATTTTAGTCATCGTTAG
- a CDS encoding response regulator transcription factor has protein sequence MKKIYLIEDDKKIADLLKDYLEKYEYDIQLVQEFDRIVEEFQVFEPHLILLDINLPSYDGFYWCRKIRSISNCPIIFISARDSGMDQVMAIENGGDDYITKPFNFDVVQAKIKGIMRRIYGEYASSTPTDLLEIRDLCLHLTAMEVSLNGHKAILTKNEFILLKAFMENVNHVLSRTFLLEMLWDDEHFVDDNTLSVNITRVRKKLEDIGVHQSIQTVRGAGYKMIDTWSEQ, from the coding sequence ATGAAGAAAATTTATCTTATAGAAGATGACAAAAAAATTGCTGACTTATTAAAAGATTATCTAGAAAAATACGAATACGACATACAGCTTGTTCAAGAATTCGACCGTATTGTAGAAGAGTTTCAAGTCTTTGAACCACATCTAATATTACTTGATATTAATCTTCCTAGCTATGATGGGTTTTATTGGTGCCGAAAAATCCGCAGTATATCTAATTGCCCAATTATATTTATTTCCGCACGTGATTCAGGTATGGATCAGGTGATGGCAATAGAAAACGGTGGAGATGACTATATTACCAAGCCATTTAACTTTGATGTAGTACAAGCAAAAATAAAAGGAATTATGCGTAGAATCTATGGAGAATACGCCTCAAGCACACCTACAGACTTGTTAGAGATACGTGATTTATGCTTACATTTAACTGCAATGGAAGTTAGTCTTAACGGGCATAAAGCTATTTTAACAAAAAATGAATTTATTCTACTTAAAGCATTTATGGAGAATGTAAATCACGTATTATCACGAACCTTCTTATTGGAAATGCTATGGGATGACGAACATTTTGTGGATGACAACACGTTATCCGTTAATATTACGCGCGTACGTAAAAAGCTTGAAGATATTGGTGTGCACCAAAGTATTCAAACCGTTCGTGGTGCCGGATACAAAATGATCGATACGTGGAGTGAACAATAA
- a CDS encoding potassium channel family protein codes for MLAWLLIIAVTFVMGRSFIDFIHVGKMQTYIRRSGFSLEFFYMLLIIYAVVIVGFGLIYFVLSMQDIVLVENGALRQVSILDALGQAVYFSGVTMLTIGYGDITPVGIGKIIALMQALIGYILPTAFVLRLVQYQDQSRNQ; via the coding sequence ATGTTAGCGTGGTTACTAATCATTGCTGTCACTTTTGTTATGGGTAGGAGCTTCATTGATTTTATCCATGTAGGGAAAATGCAGACTTATATACGACGCAGTGGCTTTTCATTAGAGTTCTTTTATATGTTATTAATTATTTATGCAGTAGTTATCGTTGGATTCGGACTCATTTATTTTGTGCTGTCCATGCAAGATATCGTACTTGTAGAAAATGGAGCATTGAGACAAGTGAGTATACTTGACGCCCTTGGACAGGCTGTTTATTTTAGTGGAGTAACAATGCTAACAATCGGATATGGTGATATAACGCCTGTCGGTATTGGGAAAATTATCGCCCTCATGCAGGCCTTAATTGGTTATATATTACCTACTGCTTTTGTGTTAAGATTAGTGCAATACCAAGATCAGAGCAGGAATCAGTGA
- the bcp gene encoding thioredoxin-dependent thiol peroxidase, producing MTVQVGEKVADFSLPNQAGELVRLSDYKGKYIVLYFYPKDMTPGCTTEACDFRDAHESFEDLDAVIIGISPDPVASHQKFIDKHDLPFMLLADEEKQVAEQFGVWKLKKNFGREYYGIERSTFIIDKEGVLQKEFRKVKVKGHVEEALSFIREQLQ from the coding sequence ATGACTGTACAAGTAGGAGAAAAGGTAGCGGATTTTTCTCTACCAAATCAAGCTGGAGAATTAGTTCGTTTATCTGATTATAAAGGAAAATATATCGTTTTATATTTTTATCCAAAAGATATGACACCAGGCTGTACAACAGAAGCTTGTGATTTTAGAGATGCGCATGAGAGCTTTGAAGATCTTGATGCGGTGATTATTGGTATTAGTCCTGATCCTGTTGCATCGCATCAGAAGTTTATTGATAAGCATGACTTGCCATTTATGTTATTGGCGGATGAAGAGAAACAAGTGGCAGAACAATTTGGTGTTTGGAAACTAAAGAAAAACTTTGGCCGAGAATATTATGGTATAGAACGCTCCACGTTTATTATAGATAAAGAAGGCGTGTTACAGAAGGAATTCCGTAAAGTAAAAGTGAAGGGGCATGTAGAAGAGGCGCTGTCATTTATTCGCGAGCAATTGCAGTAA
- a CDS encoding cob(I)yrinic acid a,c-diamide adenosyltransferase, translating to MRIYTRSGDKGKTSLIYGERVNKNDLRVEAYGTCDEANSMIGLAISYLQQESTFKEKEFVIEELSRVQTLLFHVGSELATPLDKEVPWKLTEKHIETLEKQIDDWDKQLEPLKNFILPSGVPASSALHVARTVSRRAERLAVGIENVNPLSLTFLNRLSDYLFVAARYMNQLLEGEERTLHTT from the coding sequence ATGCGAATATATACACGTTCTGGAGATAAAGGAAAAACATCGCTTATATATGGTGAGCGCGTGAATAAAAATGATCTTCGCGTTGAAGCTTATGGAACTTGTGACGAGGCAAATTCGATGATTGGTTTAGCTATTAGTTATTTGCAACAAGAGAGTACGTTTAAAGAAAAAGAATTTGTTATCGAAGAACTTTCCCGTGTGCAAACATTGTTGTTTCATGTTGGTTCAGAGCTAGCTACACCATTAGATAAAGAAGTCCCTTGGAAATTAACCGAGAAGCATATTGAAACATTGGAAAAGCAAATTGATGATTGGGATAAGCAGTTAGAGCCGTTAAAAAATTTTATTTTGCCATCTGGAGTACCAGCCTCTTCGGCCTTGCATGTCGCGAGAACAGTATCGCGAAGAGCAGAACGTCTAGCTGTAGGGATAGAAAACGTCAATCCATTAAGCCTTACTTTTCTGAATCGCTTATCGGATTATTTATTTGTTGCAGCGAGATACATGAACCAATTGCTTGAAGGAGAAGAAAGAACTTTGCACACTACATGA
- the perR gene encoding peroxide-responsive transcriptional repressor PerR — translation MRVSENRLQEAISTLKASGVRITPQRHAVLEYLLNSMVHPTADDIYKALEGKFPNMSVATVYNNLRVLREVGLVRELTYGDSSSRFDCNTSDHYHIICNSCGKIVDFHYPSLDEVEALAEQVTGFKVSHHRMELYGECEECQKEEKNKQKSG, via the coding sequence ATGAGGGTGTCTGAAAACAGATTGCAAGAGGCTATAAGCACATTAAAAGCATCAGGCGTCCGTATCACTCCACAACGACATGCGGTTCTTGAGTACTTACTCAATTCGATGGTTCATCCTACAGCTGATGATATTTATAAAGCTCTTGAGGGTAAGTTTCCTAATATGAGTGTCGCAACGGTTTACAATAATTTACGTGTATTGCGTGAAGTAGGCCTCGTTAGAGAATTAACATATGGCGACTCTTCAAGCAGGTTTGATTGTAATACTTCAGATCATTACCATATTATTTGTAACTCATGTGGAAAAATTGTTGACTTTCATTATCCTTCGTTGGATGAAGTCGAGGCATTAGCTGAGCAGGTAACTGGATTTAAAGTCAGTCATCATCGCATGGAATTGTATGGTGAATGTGAAGAATGCCAAAAAGAAGAAAAAAACAAACAAAAAAGTGGATAA
- a CDS encoding YgzB family protein translates to MAQIVYSSKINKIRSFALILIFAGILLMYGGILTKKIPWLMVTFFILGVIMVVLSCVVYLWIGTLSLKAVPIICPSCEKPTKMLGRVDACMHCKQPLTLDKELEGKEFDEKYNTRRYWKAMKKEESSTKK, encoded by the coding sequence ATGGCTCAAATCGTATATTCAAGCAAAATAAACAAAATTAGATCCTTTGCATTGATTCTTATATTTGCTGGTATTCTTCTTATGTATGGTGGCATACTAACCAAAAAAATTCCGTGGCTTATGGTTACATTCTTCATACTAGGGGTTATAATGGTCGTCTTAAGTTGTGTAGTTTACCTTTGGATCGGGACTTTATCGCTAAAAGCAGTGCCGATTATTTGTCCAAGCTGCGAAAAACCAACAAAGATGCTTGGCCGCGTTGACGCCTGTATGCATTGTAAACAACCATTGACACTGGATAAAGAATTAGAAGGTAAAGAATTTGATGAAAAATACAATACAAGGCGCTATTGGAAAGCAATGAAAAAAGAGGAAAGTTCTACAAAAAAATAA
- a CDS encoding nucleotidyltransferase-like protein: MEQYLRSIYQHHASNSDVLGILILEKTKPDSPITDNFDVVLLIIVQEAEKTWNVKHYEFADKTCALHIVTEELLMEWIDTSGYRNAVEWIIYGRIIFDRNEFFNNLKATLQSFPDDKRNLRKIMEFGKLIKSYNEAKELFEAGEYMDTNSKILYSLHYLARLAVIEKGYYPEVTVWSQVKQIDIEVYKLYEEFIESKEELKKRVQLMLIAMDYVIKARANMAVKHLLDMMHAKNEWYYGELKALPKLQPYSLDLSAIITYLVDKNMITNATEQTKGEGVYHRKYMVSK, translated from the coding sequence ATGGAACAATACTTGCGATCAATTTATCAACACCATGCTAGCAATTCTGATGTATTAGGTATTTTAATATTGGAAAAAACGAAGCCTGATAGCCCAATAACGGATAATTTCGATGTCGTTTTACTTATCATTGTTCAAGAAGCTGAAAAAACTTGGAATGTGAAACACTATGAATTTGCGGATAAAACGTGTGCGCTTCATATAGTAACGGAAGAACTATTAATGGAATGGATAGATACGAGCGGTTACCGGAATGCAGTGGAGTGGATAATCTATGGTAGAATCATTTTTGACCGAAATGAATTTTTTAATAATTTAAAAGCTACGTTGCAAAGCTTTCCAGATGATAAACGAAATTTACGTAAAATCATGGAGTTTGGTAAGCTTATAAAAAGCTACAATGAAGCCAAAGAGTTATTTGAAGCGGGTGAATATATGGATACGAATAGTAAAATTTTATATTCACTTCATTATTTGGCTAGATTGGCTGTTATTGAAAAAGGGTATTATCCGGAAGTAACTGTTTGGAGCCAGGTAAAACAAATTGATATTGAAGTTTATAAACTATACGAAGAATTTATAGAAAGTAAAGAAGAACTGAAGAAGAGAGTACAGTTAATGTTAATCGCTATGGATTATGTCATTAAAGCAAGAGCAAATATGGCTGTAAAGCATTTGTTAGACATGATGCACGCAAAAAACGAATGGTACTATGGTGAATTAAAAGCTTTGCCTAAGCTTCAGCCTTATTCTCTAGACTTATCAGCGATTATAACGTACCTTGTTGATAAAAATATGATAACAAATGCTACAGAGCAAACAAAAGGTGAAGGAGTGTATCATAGAAAATATATGGTAAGTAAATAG